From a region of the Synechococcus sp. PCC 7502 genome:
- a CDS encoding PAS domain S-box protein — protein MAKLEYKILVAKSHSSAHKGQVRDQSCDYENWLRSDRQVSYHLQELVLTPSQLDLNSIEQIEQIKQFQNTDCILWDRELDDGYLKKLENLNVAIVILVDPAANLDQITELNYLSKATLSQELLSSTIRHQITETRLSQKLLKAEAALAEQELLKQKLQLEQSVNLLLQSIYSTFDLSSIFTAATTGLGKLLKLDRVEVIKYLPDLETWTSLVQYQEIKDLISKDQEVERLDRVMPEQNYLIAEKLKQGEIIAVNSCSELDSTVSQAVLREYPESWLIVPLVVGSELWGAVSMESQIKNRHWLGIEVDLAINISTQLAIAIQQSNFYTELQQELERYQTVETQRKQAEAALLASENRYYQVIQAQKDFILRSLSDTTITFANDSLCHVLGITTEQIIGRKWADFAIAEDLPKLMTQLSNLSPANPSFLIEKQDYLPNQKVRWTQWINQGIFNDAGQLIEIQSVGRDITALKQAEAELKQLNQELETRIEKRTTDLRRSKEILQISEQRFRSFFTLAPIGITVADASTFQIVAVNQAYCRFLGYTEDELLKIESLNSITESADWALEKPLADSMIKGGINAYQLEQRFIKKSGQVVIGEITATKISDLDGNVTHILKMVQDITDRKRDKEALKRSKELLRLTIENTPIGILTLSLEGKFLTVNQDACRIFGYSSDQLLQMTTRDITHPDYLESTINVLEQVVRGEVLNVQLENQYIHNTGRIIDAISRIGIVRDEDGRPLHFVAGVEDITEKKRTERILRQQFERQNFITKITQQIRQSLDLEEVLTAAVNEVSSLLNCDRIIIFQLFPNGASQVVKEIVKPPYPSIIGMNWQDEHFSHEGFEYYINSNPRTVNDVFEDNVFADCLKEFMSQAQIKSKIVAPIIQHIQSCSLEPYNRWRRDNSQLWGLLIVHSCGEYRQWDQEEADLLQQVANQLAIAIQQADLYQQVQQELQSKEKLYLRLANELSQKEILLKEIHHRVKNNLQVMSSLLRMQFRKTTPEVKALCEEYQNRIQSMALIHDQLHRSNDLANIDFHTYITNLTTNLFQCYGTNTNVVQLKLAVKDIFLPLDQSIPLGLIINELVSNALKYAFPEGYGEININLTTSNNSLHLCIADDGVGIPEDFDFETSDSLGMQLVYSLTDQLEGEVQCDRTSGTKFEITFPIV, from the coding sequence ATGGCAAAGCTTGAGTACAAAATTTTAGTCGCTAAAAGTCATAGCTCAGCCCATAAAGGTCAAGTTAGAGACCAAAGTTGTGACTATGAAAACTGGTTACGCAGCGATCGCCAAGTTAGTTATCATCTTCAGGAATTGGTACTTACGCCAAGTCAACTTGATCTAAATTCCATAGAGCAGATAGAGCAAATAAAACAATTTCAGAATACGGACTGTATCCTCTGGGATCGAGAACTTGATGATGGGTATCTTAAGAAATTAGAGAATTTGAATGTAGCGATCGTGATCCTAGTTGATCCTGCTGCTAACCTAGATCAGATCACGGAGTTAAATTATCTATCTAAAGCCACGCTCTCGCAGGAATTATTAAGCTCTACGATCCGTCATCAGATTACAGAAACTCGTCTAAGCCAAAAACTCCTTAAAGCTGAAGCTGCCCTAGCAGAACAGGAATTACTGAAACAAAAACTCCAACTAGAACAGTCGGTCAATCTATTACTGCAATCAATTTATAGCACCTTTGACCTATCTTCGATATTTACCGCCGCCACTACGGGGCTTGGGAAACTGTTAAAGCTAGATCGTGTGGAAGTAATCAAATATTTACCTGATCTGGAAACCTGGACTTCTTTAGTTCAATATCAGGAAATTAAAGACCTGATAAGTAAAGACCAAGAGGTGGAGCGATTGGATCGAGTAATGCCAGAGCAGAATTACCTGATCGCCGAAAAACTCAAGCAGGGAGAGATTATAGCCGTTAATAGTTGCAGTGAACTAGACTCTACCGTTAGTCAAGCTGTGCTTAGGGAATATCCCGAGAGTTGGCTAATTGTGCCATTAGTAGTTGGCTCAGAGCTATGGGGTGCAGTTAGTATGGAATCCCAGATCAAAAACCGTCACTGGTTGGGTATTGAGGTGGATTTAGCGATTAATATTTCTACCCAATTAGCGATCGCCATTCAGCAATCCAATTTTTACACCGAATTACAACAGGAACTAGAGCGTTACCAAACCGTAGAAACTCAACGCAAACAAGCGGAAGCTGCACTTTTGGCGAGTGAAAATCGCTACTATCAAGTAATTCAAGCCCAAAAAGATTTTATTTTGCGATCGCTGTCTGATACTACTATTACCTTTGCTAACGATTCACTATGTCATGTTTTAGGCATAACTACAGAGCAAATTATCGGACGTAAATGGGCAGATTTCGCCATAGCAGAGGATTTACCAAAGTTAATGACACAGTTATCTAATCTAAGTCCTGCCAATCCCAGTTTTTTAATTGAGAAACAAGATTATCTTCCTAACCAAAAAGTAAGATGGACGCAGTGGATTAATCAAGGCATTTTTAACGACGCTGGACAACTCATTGAAATTCAGTCGGTTGGGCGAGATATAACCGCCCTCAAGCAGGCGGAAGCAGAATTAAAACAACTAAATCAAGAGCTAGAAACTCGCATTGAAAAAAGAACTACTGATTTACGCCGTAGTAAGGAAATTCTCCAAATTAGTGAACAACGGTTCCGCAGTTTCTTTACCCTTGCCCCCATTGGCATTACGGTAGCGGACGCTAGTACTTTTCAAATTGTGGCGGTGAATCAAGCCTATTGTCGATTTCTCGGATATACAGAGGATGAATTATTAAAAATTGAATCTCTCAATTCGATTACTGAATCGGCAGATTGGGCATTGGAGAAACCATTGGCGGATTCCATGATCAAAGGCGGTATTAATGCCTATCAACTGGAGCAAAGATTCATTAAAAAAAGTGGACAGGTAGTGATCGGCGAAATCACTGCTACAAAAATTTCTGATCTTGATGGCAACGTCACCCATATTCTTAAAATGGTGCAGGATATTACAGATCGCAAACGGGACAAAGAAGCATTAAAGCGTAGTAAAGAGCTATTACGTTTAACCATTGAGAATACCCCCATTGGCATTTTAACTTTGAGCTTGGAAGGTAAGTTTCTTACTGTGAATCAGGATGCCTGTCGCATTTTTGGCTATTCTTCTGATCAATTATTGCAGATGACAACTAGAGATATTACCCATCCCGACTACTTAGAAAGTACGATCAATGTCCTCGAACAAGTGGTTAGAGGGGAGGTTTTAAATGTGCAGCTTGAAAATCAATATATTCACAACACTGGCAGAATCATTGACGCTATCAGCCGCATCGGTATTGTCAGAGACGAGGATGGAAGACCCTTACACTTTGTGGCAGGAGTAGAAGATATTACCGAGAAAAAACGCACAGAAAGAATTCTCCGCCAACAGTTTGAACGCCAAAATTTTATTACAAAAATTACTCAACAAATTCGCCAATCCCTCGATTTAGAGGAAGTCTTAACCGCAGCAGTCAATGAAGTTAGTAGTTTACTCAACTGCGATCGCATTATTATTTTTCAGCTATTTCCCAATGGTGCTAGTCAAGTGGTCAAAGAAATTGTCAAACCACCGTACCCATCAATTATTGGTATGAACTGGCAGGATGAGCATTTCTCCCACGAAGGATTTGAATATTACATTAACTCTAATCCCCGTACTGTTAATGATGTATTTGAGGATAATGTTTTTGCCGATTGCCTTAAGGAGTTTATGTCCCAAGCGCAAATCAAATCAAAAATTGTCGCTCCAATTATTCAGCATATTCAATCCTGCTCCCTAGAGCCTTATAACCGATGGCGGCGAGATAACTCCCAACTCTGGGGATTACTGATTGTACATTCCTGTGGTGAATATCGGCAGTGGGATCAAGAAGAAGCTGACCTATTACAACAGGTTGCCAATCAACTGGCGATCGCTATTCAGCAGGCTGACCTTTACCAACAAGTTCAACAGGAACTCCAATCTAAAGAAAAGCTATATCTGAGACTTGCCAACGAGTTAAGTCAAAAGGAAATCTTACTAAAAGAAATCCACCATCGGGTCAAAAATAACCTGCAAGTTATGTCTAGTTTGTTGCGGATGCAGTTTCGCAAGACTACGCCAGAGGTTAAAGCCCTATGTGAAGAGTATCAAAATCGGATTCAGTCTATGGCACTAATTCACGATCAACTCCATCGCAGTAATGATTTAGCAAATATTGACTTTCACACCTATATCACTAACCTCACCACTAATCTATTTCAGTGTTACGGCACCAATACGAACGTAGTGCAGCTAAAGTTAGCCGTAAAAGATATATTCCTACCCCTAGATCAATCCATTCCGTTGGGGCTAATTATTAATGAATTAGTTTCTAATGCGCTCAAATATGCTTTCCCCGAAGGATATGGTGAAATTAATATCAATCTCACTACATCTAATAATTCCTTGCATCTGTGCATAGCCGATGATGGTGTGGGCATACCTGAGGACTTTGATTTTGAAACCAGTGATAGTCTAGGAATGCAATTGGTATATAGCCTCACGGATCAGCTAGAAGGAGAAGTGCAATGTGATCGCACCAGTGGCACCAAATTTGAGATCACCTTTCCCATTGTTTAG
- a CDS encoding Uma2 family endonuclease, which produces MVATAVKLPSITWEPLPIDYVLPDDPVENIQQPLLAAALTDALQDIIKPEMLIGSNFGLVATVNKKIIVKAPDWLYVPRVYPLASGIIRRSYTQNLEGDPVAVVMEFLSDTDGGELSMRSTPPFGKFYFYEQILQVPTYITYDPYESNLEVRYLEQGKYILQPADARGRCWIPQLGLFLGIWAGERLGNQINWLRWWDADGNLLLWGFERAEQERQRAELLAAKLQELGIDPNNL; this is translated from the coding sequence ATGGTTGCTACTGCGGTCAAACTACCCTCAATTACATGGGAACCTCTACCGATTGACTACGTTTTACCTGATGATCCTGTGGAAAATATTCAACAACCCCTATTAGCAGCAGCCTTGACAGATGCGCTTCAAGATATAATTAAGCCCGAAATGCTGATTGGTTCTAATTTTGGTTTAGTAGCAACGGTTAATAAAAAGATTATAGTTAAAGCTCCCGATTGGCTATATGTTCCTCGGGTTTACCCCCTAGCCTCTGGCATAATTCGGCGTAGCTATACCCAAAACCTAGAAGGCGATCCCGTAGCGGTGGTCATGGAGTTTTTATCAGATACTGACGGCGGGGAATTATCCATGCGATCGACTCCTCCCTTTGGAAAATTTTATTTCTATGAACAAATCTTACAAGTACCGACCTATATCACCTACGATCCCTACGAATCTAACCTAGAGGTTAGGTATTTAGAGCAGGGTAAATATATTTTGCAACCAGCAGACGCTCGGGGAAGATGTTGGATTCCCCAGTTAGGCTTATTTTTGGGAATATGGGCGGGAGAAAGACTGGGAAATCAGATTAACTGGCTCAGGTGGTGGGATGCTGATGGCAATTTATTACTTTGGGGATTTGAGCGGGCAGAACAAGAGCGACAAAGAGCAGAGCTACTAGCAGCTAAGTTACAAGAACTGGGAATTGATCCTAATAATCTTTGA
- a CDS encoding response regulator transcription factor translates to MTSQIVIVEDERLVAQDIAQLLKDEGYTICAIAADGKTAIQKIIEFSPDLVLLDIRIKGEIDGIEVAEHIQSFYAIPVIFLTAFSDAETLKRAQATHPMGYVLKPFRREQLLSSITIALSTYQNHKIAPEPEKIQSSYRLKSTITYIHDHLHQNINLEMLAGAIGMNPSYFCRVFQQDIGCSPYQFIIQQRVEKAKTLLKNRELTISDIALQCGFANHSHLDRHFLKIVGITPKAYRSNIF, encoded by the coding sequence ATGACTAGTCAAATTGTAATTGTTGAAGATGAACGCCTAGTGGCACAGGATATTGCTCAACTACTTAAGGATGAGGGCTATACAATTTGTGCGATCGCTGCCGATGGTAAAACGGCTATTCAAAAAATCATAGAATTTTCCCCCGACCTAGTACTGTTGGATATTCGGATTAAAGGCGAAATCGATGGTATTGAAGTTGCCGAACATATTCAGTCTTTTTATGCCATTCCTGTGATTTTTTTGACGGCTTTTTCCGATGCTGAAACCCTCAAACGCGCGCAAGCTACTCATCCTATGGGCTATGTCTTGAAACCCTTTCGCCGTGAGCAGTTACTATCCTCAATTACGATCGCCCTCTCCACTTACCAAAACCATAAAATCGCCCCCGAACCAGAAAAAATTCAATCCAGCTACCGTCTTAAATCTACGATTACCTACATTCACGATCACTTACACCAAAATATTAATTTAGAAATGTTGGCAGGGGCGATCGGCATGAATCCCTCATACTTCTGTCGGGTTTTTCAACAGGACATTGGCTGCTCTCCCTATCAGTTCATTATTCAGCAAAGGGTAGAAAAAGCAAAAACTCTACTAAAAAATCGAGAACTTACCATCAGTGATATTGCCCTTCAGTGCGGGTTTGCCAACCATAGTCATTTAGATCGCCACTTTCTCAAAATTGTCGGAATCACGCCAAAGGCTTACCGTAGCAATATTTTTTAA
- a CDS encoding EAL domain-containing protein, translating into MKSDITAQNIEEAIDNGEMLLHYQPQSNLTSGEITGLEALVRWHSKTLGHVDTAHFINILEHSDINLIAKFHRWLTITAFEQILTWQQVGISLPVYLNFSTRYLQERDCLNLIKSLIHDYQISPSAFGIEVTESYSIKDMDGIKFVLSELHNMEIRIALDDFCTSYCSLEYLSDLPADIIKIDKRFIQGLTSDNFQRQNSIQIIVESTVEMAFRLGIEVVAEGVETLKQLEAVTFLGCDTYQGYLLCPPVPVALITQMIISERTRRDSHINLSSEPFWQAIAI; encoded by the coding sequence ATGAAAAGTGATATTACGGCTCAAAACATAGAAGAAGCAATTGATAATGGCGAAATGCTTCTACACTACCAACCTCAGAGTAATTTAACCTCTGGAGAAATTACAGGATTGGAAGCTCTCGTACGTTGGCATTCAAAAACCCTAGGTCATGTAGATACCGCCCACTTCATCAATATTTTAGAGCATTCCGATATAAACTTGATTGCTAAATTTCATCGATGGCTGACTATAACTGCCTTTGAGCAAATTTTGACATGGCAACAAGTAGGCATATCACTACCTGTTTATCTCAACTTTTCTACTCGTTATTTACAAGAAAGAGACTGTTTAAACCTAATTAAGTCCCTTATTCATGACTACCAAATTTCACCATCTGCCTTTGGCATTGAAGTTACCGAAAGTTACTCGATTAAGGATATGGATGGCATTAAGTTTGTGCTAAGTGAACTCCACAATATGGAGATTAGGATTGCCCTAGATGACTTTTGTACTAGTTACTGCTCTTTAGAATATTTAAGCGATTTACCTGCGGATATTATCAAAATTGATAAACGCTTTATCCAAGGTTTAACCAGCGATAACTTTCAACGGCAGAATTCCATTCAGATTATTGTTGAATCAACAGTAGAAATGGCATTCAGACTAGGAATAGAAGTGGTGGCTGAAGGCGTAGAAACCCTAAAGCAGCTTGAAGCCGTAACTTTTTTAGGATGTGATACCTATCAGGGTTATTTACTCTGCCCGCCTGTACCTGTGGCTTTAATTACCCAGATGATTATCAGTGAACGTACTCGTCGTGATTCCCACATAAATCTATCTTCCGAACCATTTTGGCAGGCGATCGCCATTTAA
- a CDS encoding 2Fe-2S iron-sulfur cluster-binding protein, whose amino-acid sequence MSNSSNSSNPPSTQKPEPLVPPKQTVSSMRIVIAESNLTHLSTLLETIESIGKWVLYPCAEYPELIQTLSSGAVDLLILGNVDQGSCFEICRLCRKEWEHLPIILVSHDATIPDFYRHWVSEKGFGDVVSSDPSNRNDLVRVVQNVTSVIRAQKQALTFAVPDVQDTETYIGLKIDGKHATTPRETRLLSILLNNKVSILKACGGQGRCATCHVFVDKGMEYLTPPTEQELMTLSMMKIEQPNARLACQCKVLEQGVEVTVPKGKYLGSEAELESLVGKRAQQTLIHPLTGEILVHEGKLILRSALEKMQSVNKEFEKEMGVLLSRKSKRRN is encoded by the coding sequence ATGTCTAACTCATCCAATTCATCTAATCCCCCCAGCACCCAAAAGCCTGAGCCGCTAGTTCCTCCAAAGCAAACGGTGTCCTCTATGCGGATAGTTATAGCTGAGTCTAATCTAACTCATCTATCTACACTATTAGAAACCATTGAGAGTATTGGCAAGTGGGTACTGTATCCCTGTGCTGAGTATCCAGAGTTAATTCAAACCCTATCTTCTGGGGCTGTTGACTTACTGATACTTGGCAACGTCGATCAAGGTAGTTGCTTTGAGATTTGTCGCCTCTGTCGCAAAGAGTGGGAGCATTTACCAATTATTCTAGTATCCCATGATGCCACCATTCCAGATTTCTATCGCCATTGGGTATCAGAGAAAGGGTTTGGCGATGTAGTTAGTAGTGACCCCTCAAATCGCAACGACTTAGTGCGAGTGGTGCAGAACGTTACCAGTGTGATTCGCGCACAAAAGCAAGCCTTAACCTTTGCTGTCCCTGATGTGCAGGATACCGAAACCTATATTGGTCTCAAAATCGATGGTAAACACGCCACCACGCCAAGGGAAACTAGATTACTCAGCATTTTACTCAATAACAAAGTATCCATCTTGAAAGCCTGCGGTGGTCAGGGTCGATGTGCCACCTGTCATGTTTTTGTTGATAAAGGCATGGAGTACCTTACTCCGCCCACAGAACAAGAATTAATGACCCTGAGCATGATGAAAATTGAGCAACCTAATGCTCGCCTTGCTTGTCAATGTAAAGTTCTCGAGCAGGGTGTGGAGGTTACTGTTCCTAAGGGTAAATACCTAGGTTCAGAAGCAGAACTAGAATCTTTAGTCGGTAAGCGTGCTCAGCAAACTTTAATTCACCCTTTAACTGGAGAAATCTTGGTTCATGAAGGGAAATTAATTTTACGTTCTGCATTGGAAAAGATGCAGTCAGTCAATAAAGAGTTTGAAAAAGAAATGGGTGTTTTACTATCCCGTAAATCTAAAAGGAGAAATTAA
- a CDS encoding V4R domain-containing protein: MTEIRTFATPPVSMPSVWKVCHYSRYDFFNFDMKNGEIKDYNQQRNLLAGEDFIISLLKGLEHEVGDAAGWLLYTIGQNWGKQDAIAFNVWFKEQYNLTLQTANLNFAMETWWWPLTAQGWGTWSLDLNSLKDGYIFVDLFDSAVAKTLGYVGKPVCHLYAGMLSGFFSAVFEKNLSSTEVQCYAMGNEFCRFLIGSEKRIRATEFWMSSGATLADIENRLMTDEISADVELLVRTNS; the protein is encoded by the coding sequence ATGACAGAAATTAGAACTTTCGCTACCCCACCTGTGTCCATGCCCTCTGTATGGAAAGTGTGTCACTATAGTCGCTATGACTTCTTCAACTTTGATATGAAGAATGGAGAGATCAAAGACTACAATCAACAGCGTAATCTGCTGGCGGGTGAAGATTTTATTATCTCCTTACTCAAGGGCTTAGAGCATGAAGTCGGTGATGCCGCAGGATGGTTACTCTATACAATCGGACAAAACTGGGGAAAACAGGATGCGATCGCCTTTAATGTCTGGTTTAAAGAGCAGTATAATCTGACCCTCCAAACTGCCAACTTAAACTTTGCGATGGAAACTTGGTGGTGGCCCCTCACGGCGCAAGGCTGGGGAACTTGGAGTTTAGATTTGAATTCCCTGAAAGATGGTTATATTTTCGTTGACCTATTTGACTCAGCAGTTGCTAAAACCCTAGGCTATGTGGGCAAGCCCGTCTGTCATCTCTATGCAGGTATGTTATCTGGATTTTTTAGTGCGGTATTTGAGAAAAATCTCAGTAGTACTGAAGTCCAGTGCTATGCCATGGGCAATGAGTTTTGTCGGTTTTTAATTGGTTCTGAAAAGCGCATCCGTGCCACTGAGTTTTGGATGTCTTCAGGTGCAACCCTTGCTGATATTGAAAATCGCCTCATGACAGATGAGATTTCCGCAGATGTTGAATTATTGGTGAGAACTAATAGTTAA
- a CDS encoding phycobilisome protein encodes MITLLENVLERADGNYVTAQDLRLLDKALSSWQARKEAYNNIQVHEAEIINQAVEAMRTSDRFTAKPMDTLGVDRCRRDMILGLRCCALAMLLEDAEMLKDRVLYWQQNIFLAMQLNYHGYKFIWLALQSQLPKEQAELFSPYLKIAHEMMSGK; translated from the coding sequence ATGATTACTCTATTAGAAAATGTACTAGAACGTGCTGATGGAAACTATGTTACTGCTCAAGATTTACGCTTACTAGATAAAGCTCTATCTTCGTGGCAAGCTCGTAAGGAAGCTTACAATAATATTCAAGTGCATGAAGCTGAAATTATTAATCAAGCTGTGGAGGCAATGAGAACTAGCGATCGCTTCACTGCCAAACCTATGGATACTTTAGGTGTTGATCGGTGCCGACGGGACATGATTCTAGGATTACGTTGTTGTGCTTTAGCTATGCTATTAGAAGATGCCGAAATGCTAAAAGATCGCGTTCTCTATTGGCAACAAAATATCTTTCTAGCGATGCAGCTTAACTACCACGGCTATAAATTTATCTGGTTAGCTTTACAATCTCAATTACCTAAAGAACAAGCCGAGCTTTTTAGCCCCTATTTGAAGATCGCTCACGAAATGATGAGTGGTAAGTAA